One genomic segment of Arachis duranensis cultivar V14167 chromosome 4, aradu.V14167.gnm2.J7QH, whole genome shotgun sequence includes these proteins:
- the LOC107486781 gene encoding protein SWEETIE, producing the protein MAKNNHTVRDKGNNNNAPLSRFGVLVAQLESIVASAVHKSPEPLLCFDLLSDLISAIDEDSKENILLWQRRCEDALYSLLTFGARRPVRHLASVAMAKIISKGDGISVYARASSLQGFLSDGKRSEPQKIAGAAQCLGELYKYFGRRITAGLLETTTIATKLLKFSEEFVRRQALHMLQNALEGCGGSAASTAYSEAFRIIMRSATGDKSFAVRIAAARCLKAFATIGGPGLGVAELDNSASYCVKALEDPVSSVRDAFAETLGSLLALGMNPEAQVQPRGKVPLPQAKKLEGGLQKHLTLAFTKGLDVRVGLTLSWVFFLQAMHIKYQHPDSELQNFALQVMEMLRADASADAHALACVLYILHVGITDQMTEPTQRNFLVFLGKELQSSEAGPYMKVAALRTLSYTLKTLGEVPLEFKAVLDESVVSAVSHSSKLVRIEAALALRTLAEVDPTCVGGLTSYGVTALTALRENISFEKGSSLQFDLDSLHGQATVLAALVSISPKLPLGYPARLPKLVLGVSKEMLTQHSHNPVAAIVEKEAGWLLLSSLLGSLPKEELEQEVFDILALWATLFTGNPENELKETEDLVSTIYVWSSAIHALTAFIKCFIAPDVVNDGVLLQPVLVYLSSALSYISALRAKGLAHVKPAVDIFIIKTLIAYQALPDPVSFKNDHPQIIQQCTFPFRYASECEESSCLRFLLDKRDSWLGPWVPGRDWFEDELRAFQGGKDGLMPCVWENEISSFPQPETISKTLVNQMLLFFGITFACQDSGGMLSLLGIIEQCLKAGKKQHWRAASITNICVGLLAGFKALHSFRPQTIGQEILSSAQSIFQSILAEGDICASQRRASSEGLGYLARFGNDIFTARMARSLLGDLNGATDTHYTGSIALALGCIHRSAGGIALSTLVPATVSSLSSLAKSSVANLQIWAMHGLLLTIEAAGLSFVSHVQATLSLAMDILLSDENGLVDIQQGVGRLINAIVAVLGPELVPGSIFFSRSKSAMAEISCWQETATMLESARFTQQLVLFAPQAVSVHSHVQTLLSTLSSRQPNLRHLAVSTLRHLVEKDPVSIIVEQIEDKLFFMLDEETDSEIGKLVRTTIMRLLHASSPSCPSHWIAVCRKVVLATSMRSIENSSTSASDNIDGDTQLNQGDDEDMVSSSNSKQSYNFQASNVDPNREKYLRYRTRLFAAECLSHLPEAVGRNPAHFDLILARQEHGKGPDTGDWLVLHLQELISLAYQISTIQFENMQPVGVSLLGTIVDKFEKVADPELPGHFLLEQFQAQLVSAVRTTLDTSASPSLLEAGLHLATKILTSGIISGDQAVVKRIFSLISRPLNDFQDIYYPSFAEWVTSKIKIRLLAAHASLKCYIYASMRKHQNGAPDDYLALLPLFQKSSSILGKYWIRTLKDYSYICLYLIPKKEWNLFLDGIQSRIVSSKLRPCLDESWPVILQALAFDAVPVNPEGRNDSTKASVQNTQKNSVSTSQHSMVELKSEDFKFLWGFSLLGLFQSQHPIFCRPILQLAFSDAKHGGNSPNNEVNTSGLKLYEIVLPMFQLLSSERFFGAGLLSMGICKELLQILSYSTYMDNSWNSLAISILSQVAQNCPQEIFNSENLDLIITELCLDYLFKVFRSSERISVPRPKCDVNVIHTLCSTTREVIKRIETKTHKHAKSVVLALVLMGYECIREASTEVCLSEAIDMVNCSSSLLKKIINDEAHLDDGALQLRELFGTCLSVVAAMTKDCIEGFHLQEIKGSNLRKLIQMKLVFSLEQSISIAKLALELKCVADGETSNSLCANALRYCIRCIQTVLNDSNLQVQVLGLQFLKARVQRDANTEDKSFIMFLVGELITDIFTLIHKTFKNPITRESVTIVSECLSLMVLLQTLSKGDDCQRSFMNILLEAIVIIFLSTEDGSSKEVSDLRNTAIKLVSRLAQIPSSAIHFKDVLLSMPPLHREQLQGVIRASVVTHDKNPMELKVPVLDIKIPKPSTESEDKHSAPPAAIAAHVDENDEEDDEFGEDDWDAFQSFPVSKNEDGDEPETEDAAEGKDPCLVESSSEPKTEDAAEGKDPSLVESSSEPKTEDAAEGKDLSLVESSSDMERSTRVDEFQERSINGENDLNGVDCLKTDEQTRDQTNSDAEKSRNDVHPEMEKELQHTQTSLDTNKVDSNEHQEMEEELHSDEHQQMKEELHSSELQEEATSTPGNEQGSFYHRPEAEAEGSTKGDLSSDNLQRKPSPEPFVSHSPPLGQGYCESEDAKDGVNEQNSDPQPGMSQSAIESEKNSDKLEPAGDHRDV; encoded by the exons ATGGCGAAGAACAATCACACCGTCAGAGACAAAGGTAACAATAACAACGCGCCGCTCTCGCGGTTCGGCGTGCTCGTGGCGCAGCTGGAATCCATAGTCGCTTCCGCAGTTCACAAATCTCCGGAGCCACTCCTCTGCTTCGATCTCCTCTCCGATCTCATATCCGCCATTGACGAAGACTCCAAG GAAAATATTTTGTTGTGGCAAAGACGGTGTGAGGATGCATTGTATTCCCTGCTCACTTTTGGTGCTCGACGGCCTGTGCGTCACTTGGCATCAGTTGCAATGGCAAAGATCATATCCAAGGGAGATGGAATATCAGTTTATGCTAGAGCAAGCAGCCTTCAGGGATTTCTTTCTGATGGGAAGAGGAGTGAACCTCAGAAAATTGCTG GTGCTGCACAATGCTTGGGAGAATTGTATAAGTATTTTGGCAGAAGAATCACTGCAGGTTTACTTGAAACAACGACCATAGCAACAAAGCTTTTGAAATTTAGTGAG GAGTTTGTAAGGCGTCAGGCATTGCATATGCTTCAGAATGCTTTGGAAGGCTGTGGTGGAAGTGCTGCTTCAACAGCATATTCTGAGGCATTCCGTATCATAATGAGATCTGCCACTGGGGACAAGTCCTTTGCCGTTAGAATAGCTGCTGCAAGGTGTTTGAAGGCGTTTGCTACCATTGGAGGTCCAGGATTGGGGGTGGCAGAACTTGACAATTCAGCTTCCTATTGTGTCAAG GCTCTTGAAGATCCTGTTTCATCTGTTCGAGATGCCTTTGCTGAGACTTTGGGCTCCTTGCTTGCTCTTGGAATGAATCCTGAGGCACAG GTTCAACCTAGGGGAAAAGTTCCTTTACCTCAAGCCAAAAAACTTGAAGGTGGATTGCAGAAGCATTTGACTTTGGCTTTCACAAaaggttt GGATGTTCGGGTTGGCCTAACTCTATCTTGGGTATTCTTTTTACAG GCCATGCACATAAAATATCAGCATCCAGATAGCGAGCTTCAAAATTTTGCATTGCAGGTTATGGAAATGCTCCGTGCTGATGCTTCTGCAGATGCCCATGCATTG GCATGTGTTCTTTATATCCTTCATGTTGGTATAACTGATCAAATGACTGAACCTACACAGAGGAACTTCTTGGTTTTTTTGGGAAAGGAG CTCCAGTCATCTGAAGCCGGTCCTTACATGAAAGTGGCAGCTTTACGTACACTATCATATACTCTAAAAACACTGGGAGAG GTTCCACTTGAATTCAAGGCAGTTCTTGACGAATCTGTAGTTTCAGCTGTGTCTCATTCTTCGAAACTA GTTCGGATAGAGGCTGCTTTGGCCTTGCGTACCTTGGCTGAAGTTGATCCAACTTGTGTGGGTGGCTTAACTTCATATGGGGTGACTGCTCTTACTGCTTTAAGGGAGAATATATCCTTTGAAAAG GGAAGCAGTTTACAGTTTGATCTAGATTCGTTGCATGGGCAGGCTACTGTGTTGGCAGCTTTAGTGTCTATTTCACCAAAACTCCCTCTTGGTTACCCAGCTAG ACTTCCTAAATTAGTGCTTGGAGTTTCAAAGGAAATGCTAACCCAACACAGTCACAATCCTGTGGCAGCCATAGTTGAAAAGGAAGCGGGGTGGTTGCTTTTATCATCTCTGTTGGGTTCTTTACCAAAGGAG GAGCTTGAACAGGAGGTCTTTGATATTCTTGCCTTATGGGCTACCCTCTTTACTGGCAATCCAGAAAATGAGCTCAAGGAAACTGAAGATTTAGTGTCAACAATATA TGTATGGTCTTCTGCTATTCATGCACTCACAGCATTTATAAAGTGCTTTATAGCTCCCGATGTGGTGAATGATGGAGTATTACTTCAGCCAGTTCTTGTATACCTCAGTAG TGCGTTATCATACATCTCAGCATTAAGAGCCAAGGGATTGGCACATGTAAAGCCTGCAGTGGACATCTTCATCATCAAAACTTTGATTGCTTACCAAGCTCTTCCTGATCCAGTTTCATTTAAAAATGACCATCCTCAGATTATTCAACAATGTACATTTCCATTCAG ATATGCCTCAGAATGTGAAGAAAGTTCATGCTTGAGGTTTCTGTTAGACAAGAGAGATTCTTGGTTGGGTCCATGGGTTCCCGGAAG ggACTGGTTTGAAGATGAGCTTCGAGCTTTTCAAGGCGGAAAAGATGGCCTTATGCCGTGTGTATGGGAGAATGAAATTTCTAGCTTTCCTCAG CCGGAGACAATAAGCAAGACTTTGGTGAACCAGATGCTTCTTTTTTTTGGGATCACGTTTGCTTGTCAG GATAGTGGTGGCATGCTCTCCCTTCTTGGCATCATTGAGCAGTGTCTGAAAGCTGGGAAAAAGCAACACTGGCGTGCAGCTAGTATCACCAATATTTGTGTGGGCTTACTAGCAGGCTTTAag GCTTTACATTCTTTTCGACCACAAACAATAGGACAAGAGATTTTGAGTTCGGCGCAATCTATTTTTCAG AGTATTTTGGCAGAGGGAGACATTTGTGCATCACAGCGTAGAGCATCATCAGAAGGTCTTGGATACTTAGCTCGATTTGGAAATGATATTTTTACTGCAAGAATG GCAAGATCACTACTGGGTGACCTAAATGGAGCAACCGATACCCACTATACTGGATCTATTGCTTTGGCACTTGGCTGCATTCATCGCAG TGCTGGAGGGATTGCATTGTCAACTTTAGTTCCTGCAACAGTGAGCTCTCTATCATCACTGGCTAAAAGTTCAGTAGCTAACCTTCAGATATGGGCTATGCATGGGCTGCTTTTAACTATTGAAGCTGCTGGTTTATCCTTTGTTTCTCACGTCCAG GCAACCCTTTCTCTTGCTATGGACATTCTTTTATCTGATGAGAATGGTTTAGTGGACATTCAGCAAGGTGTTGGCCGCCTTATCAATGCTATAGTTGCTGTTCTTGGTCCTGAGCTTGTCCCTGGAAGCATATTTTTCTCTCGCTCCAAG TCTGCCATGGCAGAGATAAGCTGTTGGCAAGAAACTGCAACTATGCTTGA GAGTGCACGCTTTACACAACAACTTGTTCTTTTTGCACCCCAAGCTGTTTCTGTGCACTCACATGTGCAGACTCTTCTCTCCACTCTGTCCTCAAGACAG CCAAATTTACGGCATCTTGCTGTGTCAACACTAAGGCATTTAGTGGAGAAAGACCCG GTTTCCATTATTGTTGAGCAGATTGAAGATAAGTTGTTCTTTATGCTGGACGAGGAAACTGATTCTGA AATCGGTAAGTTAGTGCGGACCACAATTATGAGACTACTCCATGCATCATCTCCTTCATGTCCTTCACATTGGATAGCAGTATGTCGCAAAGTG GTCCTTGCTACTTCAATGAGGAGCAttgaaaatagtagtacttcaGCAAGTGATAACATAGATGGTGATACACAGTTGAACCAAGGGGATGATGAAGATATGGTTTCTAGCTCCAACAGCAAGCAGAGTTACAATTTTCAAGCTTCCAATGTTGATCCTAATAGAGAGAAGTACCTCAGATACCGGACCAGACTTTTTGCTGCAGA ATGCTTGAGCCATCTTCCAGAAGCTGTAGGAAGAAATCCTGCACATTTTGACCTGATTTTGGCAAGGCAAGAACATGGAAAAGGGCCGGACACTGGTGATTGGCTAGTACTTCATTTGCAAGAGTTGATATCACTTGCTTATCAG ATAAGCACAATTCAGTTTGAGAACATGCAGCCGGTTGGCGTTAGTCTTCTTGGCACCATTGTGGACAAG TTTGAAAAAGTAGCAGACCCCGAGCTTCCTGGGCATTTTCTATTGGAACAGTTTCAG GCCCAACTAGTATCTGCAGTTCGTACAACCTTGGACACATCTGCTAGTCCTAGTTTACTTGAGGCAGGCTTGCATTTGGCAACCAAG ATACTCACAAGTGGAATTATCAGTGGGGATCAAGCGGTGGTCAAGCGTATATTCTCATTAATCTCACGTCCATTGAATGATTTTCAGGACATTTATTATCCTTCGTTTGCAGAATGGGTCACAAGCAAG ATCAAGATAAGACTTCTGGCTGCTCATGCTTCTCTTAAATGTTATATTTATGCATCCATGAGAAAGCACCAAAATGGAGCTCCAGATGATTACCTGGCATTATTACCGTTGTTCCAAAAGAGCTCAAGTATTCTGGGAAAGTATTGGATCCGTACATTGAAGGATTATAGTTATATATGCTTGTACCTGATCCCAAAGAAGGAG TGGAATTTGTTCCTTGATGGGATCCAATCACGTATTGTTTCTTCAAAGTTGCGCCCGTGCTTAGATGAATCTTGGCCTGTAATTTTGCAAGCACTTGCATTTGATGCGGTTCCTGTCAATCCTGAAGGCAGAAATGATTCCACCAAAGCCTCAGTCCAAAACACCCAAAAAAATAGTGTCTCTACAAGTCAACATAGCATGGTTGAGTTGAAGAGTGAAGACTTCAAATTCCTGTGGGGCTTTTCCCTCCTTGGTCTGTTTCAGTCACAACATCCTATCTTTTGCAGGCCAATTTTACAGCTGGCGTTCAGTGATGCTAAGCATGGAGGAAACTCACCAAATAATGAAGTCAACACCTCGGGCTTGAAATTATATGAAATTGTACTACCTATGTTTCAACTTCTTTCTAGTGAAAGATTTTTTGGCGCGGGACTACTTAGCATGGGTATTTGCAAAGAACTGCTACAG ATTCTTTCATATTCCACGTACATGGATAACTCTTGGAATAGTCTTGCAATATCCATTTTATCACAG GTTGCACAGAATTGCCCACAAGAAATCTTCAATAGTGAAAATTTGGATTTGATAATAACAGAACTTTGTTTAGATTACCTTTTTAAAGTGTTCCGGAG CAGTGAGAGAATTTCAGTGCCGCGTCCCAAATGTGATGTAAATGTGATACATACACTATGTAGCACAACAAGGGAAGTTATTAAACGCATTGAGACAAAG ACACACAAACACGCAAAATCTGTGGTTCTGGCATTAGTGTTAATGGGCTACGAGTGCATTAGGGAGGCTTCAACTGAAGTTTGCTTATCAGAAGCAATTGACATGGTTAACTGTTCAAGTTCTTTATTAAAGAAAATCATTAATG ATGAGGCTCACCTTGATGATGGTGCTCTGCAACTAAGAGAACTGTTTGGAACTTGTCTGAGTGTGGTTGCTGCTATGACTAAGGATTGCATTGAGGGATTCCATTTGCAGGAGATTAAGGGTTCCAACTTGCGCAAATTAATACAAATGAAGCTTGTGTTTTCTCTTGAACAAAGTATATCGATTGCCAAATTGGCTCTTGAACTAAAGTGTGTTGCTGATGGTGAAACAAGTAACTCTTTATGTGCTAATGCCCTCAGATATTGCATACGATGTATCCAAACCGTACTTAATGATTCAAATTTACAG GTTCAAGTATTAGGTTTGCAATTTCTCAAAGCCAGGGTTCAAAGAGATGCTAATACAGAAGATAAGTCTTTCATAATGTTTCTTGTTGGGGAGCTAATAACCGATATATTCACTTTGATCCACAAAACATTCAAG AATCCCATAACAAGAGAATCCGTAACCATAGTTAGCGAATGCTTGAGTCTAATGGTGCTATTACAAACCCTGTCAAAAGGTGATGATTGCCAGCGAAGTTTTATGAACATTCTTTTGGAGGCCATTGTCATAATTTTCTTGTCTACGGAAGATGGATCCTCTAAG GAAGTCAGTGATTTAAGAAACACGGCCATTAAGCTTGTTTCTCGCCTTGCTCAAATTCCTTCATCAGCAATTCATTTCAAGGATGTTTTGCTATCAATGCCTCCTCTGCATCGCGAACAACTCCAG GGGGTAATCCGAGCTTCTGTAGTAACGCATGATAAAAATCCAATGGAACTAAAAGTACCAGTTTTGGACATTAAAATACCAAAGCCATCAACAGAAAGTGAAGATAAGCATTCTGCACCACCGGCTGCTATCGCGGCACACgtagatgaaaatgatgaggaagatgatgaatttgGTGAAGATGATTGGGATGCTTTTCAGTCTTTTCCTGTGTCTAAAAATGAGGATGGAGATGAACCAGAAACAGAGGACGCTGCTGAAGGAAAAGATCCTTGCCTGGTTGAAAGCTCATCAGAACCGAAAACAGAGGATGCTGCTGAAGGCAAAGATCCTAGCCTGGTTGAAAGCTCATCAGAACCGAAAACAGAGGATGCTGCTGAAGGCAAAGATCTCAGCCTGGTTGAAAGCTCATCAGATATGGAACGTTCCACCAGAGTTGATGAGTTTCAAGAACGTTCCATCAATGGTGAAAATGACCTCAATGGCGTTGATTGTCTAAAGACTGATGAACAGACACGTGATCAAACTAATTCCGATGCTGAGAAGTCACGTAATGATGTGCATCCAGAGATGGAGAAAGAACTGCAACATACTCAAACAAGTCTTGACACTAACAAGGTAGATAGTAACGAGCATCAAGAGATGGAAGAAGAACTGCATAGTGACGAGCATCAACAGATGAAAGAAGAACTGCATAGTTCTGAGCTTCAGGAAGAGGCAACATCAACCCCAGGAAATGAGCAAGGTTCTTTTTATCATAGGCCTGAGGCAGAAGCTGAAGGATCGACCAAAGGGGACTTATCATCAGATAATTTGCAAAGAAAGCCTTCACCTGAACCATTTGTCTCACACTCTCCGCCACTTGGACAGGGTTATTGCGAATCAGAAGATGCTAAAGACGGTGTAAATGAACAGAACTCAGATCCGCAGCCAGGAATGTCTCAAAGTGCAAtagaaagtgaaaaaaatagtGATAAGTTAGAACCCGCTGGAGACCACCGTGATGTGTGA